A genomic region of Methanosarcina thermophila TM-1 contains the following coding sequences:
- a CDS encoding peroxiredoxin — translation MVETEYEKTYIPLIGEDAPSFEAMTTQGPINFPEDYKGKWVILFSHPADFTPVCTTEFMTFASMQEEFKKMNTELIGVSIDSIFSHIAWLKRIEEKIEYKGMKNVKIGFPVIADLEMDVVKKYGMVRVKDSRIQTARATFVIDPESKIRAIVYYPVNNGRNIQEFKRLISAMQKNYAEDVSTPANWQPGDDVIIRTPRSMNEVEKRLEKVQDEVYCLDWFICLRKDSKNNLG, via the coding sequence ATGGTAGAAACCGAGTATGAGAAAACATATATACCGCTAATTGGGGAAGATGCGCCTTCATTTGAAGCCATGACAACTCAGGGACCAATAAACTTCCCTGAAGATTATAAAGGCAAATGGGTTATTCTTTTCAGCCATCCTGCAGATTTCACACCCGTATGCACTACTGAGTTTATGACCTTTGCCAGTATGCAGGAAGAATTCAAAAAAATGAATACTGAACTCATCGGGGTCTCTATAGACAGCATTTTCTCCCACATTGCGTGGCTTAAGAGAATTGAGGAGAAAATCGAGTACAAGGGGATGAAAAATGTAAAGATAGGATTTCCAGTAATCGCTGACCTGGAAATGGATGTTGTCAAAAAATATGGTATGGTTCGGGTAAAGGATTCAAGAATCCAGACTGCAAGAGCAACTTTTGTTATAGATCCCGAGTCAAAAATCAGAGCGATAGTTTACTATCCTGTAAATAATGGCAGGAACATTCAGGAATTCAAGAGGCTCATAAGTGCCATGCAGAAAAATTATGCTGAAGATGTATCAACTCCAGCAAACTGGCAGCCAGGCGATGATGTTATAATTCGTACTCCTCGTTCAATGAATGAGGTAGAGAAAAGGCTAGAGAAAGTCCAGGATGAAGTTTACTGCCTTGACTGGTTTATTTGCCTGAGGAAAGATAGTAAAAATAATTTGGGGTGA
- a CDS encoding peroxiredoxin, protein MVQAEYEQIRMPLIGDDAPAFKAVTTQGPISFPEDYKGRWVILFSHPADFTPVCTTEFMTFASMQEEFREMNTELIGLSIDSVFSHIAWLKRIEEKIEYRGMKNLEVKFPVIEDLKMEVAKKYGMIQPNASTTQAVRAVFIIDPEAKIRTILYYPQSTGRNMQEIKRIVMALQKNAAEKVATPANWQPGDDVIIPAPSSMEAVKERAGNSEDGMYCLDWFLCLKKDGKK, encoded by the coding sequence ATGGTACAGGCCGAGTATGAACAGATACGTATGCCGCTAATAGGGGACGATGCACCTGCATTTAAAGCTGTGACGACCCAGGGACCAATAAGCTTCCCTGAAGATTATAAAGGCAGATGGGTTATTCTTTTCAGCCATCCTGCAGATTTCACGCCCGTATGCACTACTGAGTTTATGACCTTTGCCAGTATGCAGGAAGAATTCAGAGAGATGAATACTGAGCTTATAGGGCTTTCCATAGACAGTGTCTTTTCCCATATTGCATGGCTCAAGAGGATAGAGGAGAAAATTGAGTATAGAGGGATGAAAAATCTTGAGGTCAAGTTCCCGGTAATAGAAGACCTGAAGATGGAAGTTGCGAAAAAATATGGTATGATCCAGCCAAATGCTTCAACTACGCAAGCTGTAAGAGCCGTATTTATTATAGATCCTGAGGCAAAAATCAGGACAATACTCTACTATCCGCAGTCAACCGGAAGGAATATGCAGGAAATCAAGAGGATAGTTATGGCTCTTCAGAAGAATGCAGCTGAAAAAGTTGCAACACCGGCTAACTGGCAGCCAGGAGATGACGTCATTATTCCAGCCCCCAGTTCAATGGAAGCCGTAAAAGAAAGAGCCGGTAATTCAGAGGATGGCATGTACTGTCTTGACTGGTTTTTGTGCCTGAAAAAAGATGGTAAAAAATAA
- a CDS encoding glutamate-5-semialdehyde dehydrogenase, whose protein sequence is MAEDIKTKVIQAKRASIELSSVSTEIKNRALEAMAQALDRERKAILDANSKDLEYAVELKNKGKLTQALVDRLKVNDSKIDGMIAGIRDVIKLNDPVGNTLSTLEMDKDLILYQVSCPIGLIGVIFESRPDVVPQVMSLCLKSGNATIFKGGSEAKESNRTIFQILVKAIESTEGMPAGAFQLMETREEIMDLLSLDAYVDLLIPRGSNEFVKFIQDNTKIPVLGHTSGICHIYVDEYADLDIAWKVCFDAKVQYPAVCNAIETLLVNRKIADAFLPRMAEMYLGAGVELRCDPDTYALLENKGFSPLSKATEEDWSLEYNDLILSIKCVDTIKEAIDHINTFGSHHTDGIITEDASRRNEFTRLVDSSSVMVNASTRFADGYRYGKGAEVGISTNKIHSRGPVGMEGLLIYKYILLGKGQIVADYSGENAKPYTHRKLDLKFEDVK, encoded by the coding sequence ATGGCTGAAGACATCAAAACCAAAGTAATTCAGGCAAAAAGAGCATCGATTGAACTTTCCAGTGTAAGCACAGAAATAAAAAATCGAGCGCTTGAGGCCATGGCTCAGGCTCTGGATAGGGAAAGGAAAGCTATTCTGGATGCAAATTCAAAAGACCTTGAATACGCAGTTGAACTGAAAAATAAGGGAAAGCTCACTCAGGCCCTTGTAGATAGACTTAAAGTGAACGATTCGAAGATTGACGGGATGATCGCAGGAATCAGGGATGTAATTAAGCTCAATGACCCTGTAGGAAATACCCTCTCTACTCTTGAGATGGACAAAGACCTCATCCTTTACCAGGTGAGCTGTCCAATTGGCCTTATAGGGGTAATCTTTGAATCCCGACCTGATGTTGTACCTCAGGTTATGTCTCTTTGCCTGAAGAGTGGAAATGCGACCATTTTCAAGGGCGGAAGTGAAGCAAAAGAATCCAATCGCACTATTTTCCAGATTCTTGTAAAAGCCATAGAATCCACCGAAGGCATGCCAGCTGGAGCTTTCCAGCTTATGGAAACCAGAGAGGAGATTATGGATCTTTTAAGCCTTGATGCTTATGTAGATCTTCTTATCCCCAGGGGCTCAAACGAATTTGTCAAATTTATTCAGGATAATACGAAAATTCCGGTACTTGGGCACACAAGCGGAATTTGCCATATCTACGTAGATGAATATGCGGACCTCGATATAGCCTGGAAGGTCTGCTTTGATGCCAAAGTTCAATATCCTGCAGTATGCAATGCCATTGAAACCCTTCTGGTTAACCGTAAAATCGCGGATGCTTTCCTGCCCAGGATGGCAGAGATGTACCTTGGGGCAGGAGTTGAACTGCGTTGTGATCCTGATACTTATGCTCTGCTTGAGAATAAAGGATTTTCCCCACTTTCAAAGGCTACTGAAGAAGACTGGAGCCTTGAATACAATGATCTCATTCTCTCAATAAAGTGCGTTGATACTATCAAGGAAGCAATTGACCACATAAACACTTTTGGCTCCCACCACACCGATGGAATAATAACCGAGGACGCCTCAAGAAGAAATGAATTTACAAGGCTTGTTGATTCTTCTAGTGTTATGGTAAATGCCTCAACCCGTTTTGCTGACGGCTATCGTTACGGGAAAGGAGCTGAAGTCGGAATTAGCACAAATAAAATTCATTCCCGTGGACCCGTGGGCATGGAAGGACTGCTGATTTATAAATACATCTTGCTCGGGAAGGGGCAGATTGTTGCAGATTATTCTGGAGAAAATGCAAAGCCCTACACGCACAGGAAGCTTGATCTTAAATTTGAAGATGTAAAGTGA
- a CDS encoding DUF523 domain-containing protein gives MREFVRREVVVSGCLEFDHCRCNGDMINSSTVANLVEYVDFLPVCPEVELGLGIPRGPVKIVLENGEQRRVQSTSSRDVPEVMETFCTDFLNSTGDINGFVLKYRSLMNPTFFEPPLEGLLEVNHVDSHLRDVLWR, from the coding sequence ATGAGGGAGTTTGTTCGGCGAGAGGTTGTGGTTAGTGGATGCCTTGAGTTTGATCACTGTCGATGTAATGGGGATATGATAAACAGCTCCACGGTGGCAAATCTCGTGGAGTATGTTGATTTCCTGCCAGTTTGCCCGGAGGTGGAATTAGGGCTTGGCATTCCCAGAGGTCCGGTAAAGATAGTCCTTGAGAACGGGGAACAGCGGCGTGTGCAGTCCACAAGCAGCAGGGATGTTCCTGAAGTTATGGAAACATTTTGCACGGATTTCCTCAATTCTACAGGAGACATTAACGGTTTTGTTCTGAAATACCGGTCTCTTATGAATCCGACTTTTTTTGAACCCCCTCTGGAGGGTCTGCTGGAAGTGAACCATGTAGATTCCCATCTCAGGGATGTTCTCTGGAGATGA
- the pfdA gene encoding prefoldin subunit alpha, producing the protein MAEVSEEVRNLAARYQEFQRQAETLRQQMNMVQASITSCDQTIVTINELKAASEGGKITETMVPVGFGSFVHAEIKNADRIIVDLGSGFSAEKTADEAIETLNRRKEQLMKILQQMNASLTHYVQGMQALESEAARLQQPGGQA; encoded by the coding sequence ATGGCAGAAGTCAGTGAAGAAGTCAGAAATCTGGCAGCCAGATATCAGGAATTCCAGAGACAGGCGGAGACCTTAAGGCAGCAGATGAACATGGTTCAGGCTTCCATTACAAGCTGTGACCAGACAATAGTAACCATCAACGAGCTTAAGGCTGCTTCAGAGGGAGGGAAGATTACTGAAACAATGGTCCCTGTAGGATTTGGCTCATTCGTTCATGCCGAAATAAAAAATGCAGATAGGATTATTGTAGACCTTGGATCAGGCTTCAGTGCAGAAAAAACGGCAGATGAAGCCATTGAGACTCTTAACCGCCGCAAAGAGCAGCTTATGAAAATTCTCCAACAGATGAATGCTTCACTGACTCATTATGTACAGGGTATGCAAGCTTTAGAATCCGAAGCTGCAAGGCTTCAGCAACCCGGCGGCCAGGCCTGA
- a CDS encoding serine O-acetyltransferase: MIKSKKDYLFYLKADEIALRKKRGTIQYYIDYFLDDIWRFERLLRKREYYINCKKSIIYKPYSLYLFLKFQRLSTKLGFTIPPNVFGPGLSIAHKGTIIVNSNAKVGENCRIHTGVSIATNVFSRDYKSRPDFVLPVPKIGNNVYIGPGAKIFGDIEIADDIAIGANSVVNKSFKEKGITIAGVPARKVSNEGFDKCYFKATEILRRSQ; the protein is encoded by the coding sequence ATGATTAAATCAAAGAAGGATTATTTATTCTATTTAAAAGCAGATGAGATTGCACTCAGGAAAAAAAGAGGTACAATTCAGTATTATATAGATTACTTTCTGGATGATATCTGGAGATTTGAGAGATTACTAAGAAAAAGAGAGTACTATATAAATTGTAAAAAAAGTATTATATATAAACCATACAGTCTGTATCTTTTTCTCAAATTCCAAAGACTAAGTACGAAATTAGGATTTACTATCCCTCCGAATGTATTTGGTCCTGGATTATCTATTGCTCATAAAGGTACTATAATTGTAAATAGCAATGCAAAAGTTGGTGAGAATTGTCGCATTCATACCGGCGTAAGTATTGCAACAAACGTCTTTAGTAGGGACTACAAATCAAGACCGGATTTTGTATTGCCCGTGCCAAAAATAGGGAATAATGTGTATATCGGTCCTGGTGCTAAAATTTTTGGAGATATTGAAATTGCAGATGATATAGCAATAGGTGCAAATTCAGTAGTAAACAAATCCTTTAAAGAAAAAGGAATTACAATAGCAGGAGTTCCAGCAAGAAAAGTTAGCAACGAAGGATTTGATAAATGCTATTTTAAAGCTACAGAAATTTTAAGAAGATCTCAGTAG
- a CDS encoding DUF356 domain-containing protein, producing the protein MKSFALVRADDSDKVKIALHDLERYGHIQFSATPKRIEPAYADELLVSVMDVSLKSKCNSAALVELNNHAGAAISRLKKIHPPAHIIIISPRHKMFEELASKFSKYPEFDRTFTHPKNSQNMEIVQEKGEISNPMPKE; encoded by the coding sequence ATGAAATCATTTGCACTAGTCCGGGCAGACGATTCGGACAAAGTAAAAATAGCCTTACATGATCTGGAACGATACGGACATATTCAATTTTCAGCTACTCCAAAACGCATAGAACCGGCCTATGCTGATGAGCTTCTTGTTAGTGTAATGGACGTATCCCTGAAGTCAAAATGTAACTCTGCCGCGTTGGTAGAATTGAATAATCATGCAGGTGCAGCAATTAGCAGGCTGAAGAAAATCCATCCTCCTGCTCATATAATCATTATCAGTCCAAGACATAAGATGTTTGAAGAACTGGCTAGCAAGTTTTCAAAGTATCCAGAATTCGACCGAACATTTACTCATCCGAAGAATTCACAAAATATGGAGATCGTTCAGGAGAAAGGAGAGATCTCCAATCCGATGCCGAAAGAATAA
- the rpl18a gene encoding 50S ribosomal protein L18Ae, giving the protein MKNFIVKGKFKAGNSWEKFTKKVESQNEKNATDKVYSIFGSKHGIKRNQIQIESIAEE; this is encoded by the coding sequence ATGAAGAATTTTATTGTTAAAGGCAAATTTAAAGCAGGAAATTCCTGGGAAAAATTCACAAAAAAGGTCGAAAGTCAGAATGAAAAGAACGCAACCGATAAGGTTTATTCTATCTTCGGAAGCAAGCACGGTATTAAGAGAAACCAGATCCAGATCGAAAGCATTGCTGAGGAGTGA
- the ftsY gene encoding signal recognition particle-docking protein FtsY — MFSKFKEKLGNFKKALSRTIDNKAVEIEPVIEPVPESEEGFEEEIEPIPEEEAPETLLEEKSYEVKPEEAKPEEVKPEEVKPEEVKPVTSAPSKVEIEDWKKAEYRRKLEERKKAAEIKPAEEEKVPEEKKSFFKRFSSKVGFAQKAKALVFNREVYLDSKDLEEPLWELEMGLLESDLALSVSEAIVESVKKQLTGTTKRIGSNTGDIVEAALRKAIYDVVSANTFDFDEYVRNREKPVHIVFVGINGTGKTTSIAKIAYRLLKSGYSVVLAAGDTFRAGAIDQLGIHADRLGVKMIKHQPGADPAAVIYDAVQYAKAHKIDFVLSDTAGRMHTNLNLMSQMEKICRVSTPDLIIFVDEAVAGNDAVERAAQFNEAVPIDGSILTKIDADAKGGAAISIAYVTGKPILFFGIGQGYEDLKKFDPEWFVDQLFNQTV; from the coding sequence GTGTTCAGCAAATTCAAAGAAAAACTTGGGAATTTTAAGAAGGCACTCAGCAGAACTATTGATAATAAAGCTGTAGAAATCGAACCGGTAATAGAACCTGTGCCTGAGTCCGAAGAGGGCTTTGAAGAGGAGATCGAGCCCATTCCAGAGGAAGAAGCTCCTGAGACACTCCTGGAAGAGAAAAGTTATGAAGTCAAACCTGAAGAAGCCAAACCTGAAGAAGTTAAACCTGAAGAAGTTAAACCTGAAGAAGTTAAACCTGTAACAAGCGCTCCTTCAAAAGTCGAGATTGAAGACTGGAAAAAGGCTGAATACAGGAGAAAACTTGAAGAGAGAAAGAAGGCTGCAGAGATCAAACCTGCGGAAGAAGAAAAAGTACCTGAGGAAAAGAAATCCTTCTTTAAAAGATTTTCCTCGAAGGTCGGGTTTGCACAGAAAGCGAAAGCTCTTGTATTCAATAGGGAGGTCTATCTGGATAGTAAAGACCTGGAAGAGCCTCTCTGGGAACTTGAGATGGGGCTTCTTGAGAGTGACCTCGCTCTTTCAGTTTCCGAAGCAATTGTGGAGTCTGTGAAAAAACAGCTTACAGGTACTACAAAGCGGATTGGGAGCAATACCGGAGATATTGTAGAGGCAGCCCTTAGAAAAGCCATCTACGATGTGGTCTCTGCCAATACCTTTGACTTTGACGAGTATGTGAGGAACAGGGAAAAACCGGTCCATATTGTCTTTGTTGGAATCAATGGGACAGGGAAAACAACGTCCATTGCAAAAATAGCGTACAGATTATTGAAATCGGGTTATTCTGTGGTGCTTGCTGCAGGAGATACTTTTAGGGCAGGTGCTATTGACCAGCTTGGGATTCATGCCGACAGGCTCGGAGTAAAAATGATCAAACATCAACCCGGAGCCGATCCTGCGGCAGTTATTTACGATGCGGTGCAATATGCAAAAGCCCATAAGATAGATTTTGTGCTTTCCGATACTGCAGGCCGTATGCATACTAACCTTAACCTAATGTCACAGATGGAAAAGATCTGCAGGGTAAGCACTCCAGATCTTATAATTTTTGTAGATGAAGCCGTCGCAGGGAATGATGCAGTTGAGAGGGCTGCACAGTTCAATGAAGCTGTGCCAATTGATGGTTCGATTCTGACAAAAATAGACGCTGATGCCAAAGGAGGAGCTGCGATATCCATTGCCTATGTCACAGGAAAGCCCATTCTCTTTTTTGGGATAGGACAGGGTTATGAGGACTTAAAAAAGTTCGATCCCGAATGGTTTGTAGACCAGCTTTTTAACCAGACCGTTTAA
- a CDS encoding toprim domain-containing protein — protein MADLEIYRKRLERIEELLSEISEYSSRGAIIIVEGKRDILSLKKLGIEGNFEIATRQSLFNLSERIAQLGNEVVILTDWDRRGDLLAIKLSGYFESFGLKPELEIRNKLRLISQKEIKDIESLYTYVSRLRSKTGYCSKQDFNKLI, from the coding sequence GTGGCTGATCTTGAAATTTACAGAAAAAGGCTTGAAAGGATTGAAGAGTTACTCTCCGAAATCTCTGAATATTCCTCACGGGGAGCAATTATCATAGTTGAAGGAAAAAGAGATATTCTCTCATTGAAAAAGCTTGGAATTGAGGGCAATTTCGAAATTGCAACCCGACAATCCCTATTTAATTTATCAGAAAGGATTGCCCAGCTTGGCAATGAGGTAGTCATATTAACTGATTGGGACAGACGGGGTGACCTGCTGGCTATAAAGCTATCAGGATATTTCGAGAGCTTTGGCCTGAAACCTGAGCTTGAAATTCGAAACAAACTCAGACTCATTTCCCAGAAAGAAATTAAAGATATAGAAAGTCTTTATACCTATGTTTCCAGGCTCAGGTCAAAGACAGGATACTGCTCGAAGCAGGATTTTAATAAATTGATCTAA
- a CDS encoding DUF167 domain-containing protein, which produces MSFEEAITDLGSDIIVDIEVTPGSKSVSVPSGYNEWRKRIEVKLTKNAQKGKANEQLIECLADLFEISSSDILINSGATSSKKSLLLKGVSYQRAISVFGAHLKK; this is translated from the coding sequence ATGTCCTTTGAAGAGGCAATCACAGATCTGGGTTCCGATATAATTGTTGATATCGAAGTTACTCCTGGTTCCAAGTCAGTCTCGGTTCCGAGCGGTTACAACGAATGGCGCAAACGGATTGAAGTAAAACTAACCAAAAACGCCCAGAAAGGAAAGGCAAATGAACAGCTAATTGAATGCCTTGCTGATCTCTTCGAAATTAGCAGTTCGGATATTCTTATAAATAGTGGGGCAACAAGCAGCAAGAAATCATTATTATTAAAAGGAGTTTCATACCAGCGGGCGATTTCTGTTTTTGGAGCTCACTTAAAGAAATAA
- a CDS encoding PspC domain-containing protein, which yields MNRLYRSKKNRIIAGVCGGIGEYFKVDPTLIRLLWLLITIMGAGTGIVAYLIAWIIIPEEP from the coding sequence ATGAATAGGTTGTACAGATCAAAGAAGAACAGGATTATTGCAGGGGTATGTGGCGGGATAGGTGAATACTTTAAAGTTGATCCTACGCTTATACGGCTCCTATGGCTGCTTATCACTATAATGGGGGCAGGAACAGGTATAGTTGCCTATTTAATAGCATGGATTATAATTCCTGAGGAGCCCTGA
- the proC gene encoding pyrroline-5-carboxylate reductase: MTIQNRKIGFIGAGKMGSALIHGIIKAGIVKPENLGASDIYEPFLNELNSQLGINVSTDNAVIAQASDILVLAVKPQTLDSVLENLKPYINADKLIISIAAGVPLATYENALPEGTRVVRVMPNIAATVSEAASGISPGKNATSEDLKTALEIFSAVGTAVQVPESLMDAVTGLSGSGPAFIFPVIEAMADGAVLEGMDRKSALTLAAQTVLGAAKMALETGLHPGELKDMVTSPAGTTIQGVRVLEEAGIRAAFMNAVIKASERSKELGKK; encoded by the coding sequence ATGACAATTCAGAACCGAAAGATAGGATTTATCGGAGCAGGAAAAATGGGCTCTGCTCTTATTCATGGAATTATAAAAGCTGGAATTGTAAAACCTGAAAACCTTGGTGCAAGTGACATATATGAGCCTTTTTTGAATGAGCTGAATTCTCAGCTTGGCATCAATGTATCAACTGATAATGCTGTTATTGCTCAAGCGTCCGATATTCTTGTTCTTGCGGTGAAGCCCCAGACCCTAGACTCAGTACTAGAAAATCTTAAACCTTATATAAATGCTGATAAACTTATCATCTCAATTGCAGCAGGTGTGCCTCTTGCCACTTACGAAAATGCCCTTCCAGAAGGCACAAGAGTTGTCCGAGTGATGCCAAATATTGCAGCTACGGTTTCCGAAGCTGCCTCAGGAATTTCCCCTGGCAAAAATGCCACCTCCGAAGACTTGAAAACCGCGCTTGAGATCTTTTCTGCAGTCGGCACTGCGGTACAGGTGCCAGAGTCCCTGATGGATGCTGTTACAGGCCTTTCAGGCAGTGGACCTGCATTTATCTTTCCTGTAATTGAAGCAATGGCTGATGGCGCTGTACTTGAAGGAATGGACAGGAAAAGTGCCCTCACTCTAGCAGCCCAGACTGTACTTGGGGCTGCAAAAATGGCGCTTGAAACAGGTCTGCATCCCGGAGAACTCAAGGATATGGTTACCTCTCCTGCTGGAACAACCATTCAGGGCGTTCGTGTCCTTGAAGAGGCAGGAATCAGGGCTGCATTCATGAATGCGGTTATAAAAGCAAGCGAACGCTCAAAGGAGCTCGGAAAGAAGTGA
- the proB gene encoding glutamate 5-kinase, with the protein MIDRKKFLNEVNKIVVKIGTSSITKKNCDSTKENCSIDPDFMENIAAQIFELRKSGKEVIVVSSGAIGVGLYELGISPKPREIPIRQAAAAVGQSILMQYWSEAFAKYGIKVAQILLTYDFYSDRISYLNLRNSISTLLEYGVVPIINENDCTCTNEIEAIFGDNDKLSAMVASKIDADLLIILSDIDGLFDKNPKTHSDAKLISLVEKITPEIESYGGNPTSFKGVGGMRTKIKAAKICSMAGCYVLITNSEIDNVLLRALSGEEIGTFFLAERHIRKNRARWIILAKASGTIRVDAGAKAAILGKNSLLPAGVIEVEGNFDRGDIVRLECEGRVFAKGITDYSSEELNKIKGAHTDEIESILGYSNYSNVIKKENIGILEELN; encoded by the coding sequence TTGATAGACAGAAAAAAATTTCTCAATGAAGTTAATAAAATCGTTGTCAAAATCGGTACCTCCTCAATTACAAAAAAGAACTGTGATAGTACAAAAGAAAATTGCAGTATTGATCCTGACTTTATGGAAAATATTGCAGCCCAAATCTTTGAGCTTCGAAAGAGTGGAAAAGAAGTAATTGTGGTAAGCTCAGGGGCGATAGGTGTCGGGCTCTACGAACTGGGCATTTCTCCTAAACCTCGGGAAATACCAATTCGGCAGGCAGCAGCAGCTGTAGGACAAAGTATCCTGATGCAGTACTGGAGCGAAGCCTTCGCAAAATATGGGATAAAAGTTGCTCAGATCCTCCTCACTTATGATTTCTATTCTGACAGGATATCTTACCTGAACCTGAGGAACAGTATCTCCACTCTTCTGGAATATGGGGTAGTTCCCATAATAAATGAAAACGACTGCACGTGTACGAATGAGATTGAAGCTATCTTCGGAGATAATGACAAACTTTCTGCAATGGTCGCAAGTAAAATCGATGCTGACCTCCTGATTATCCTTTCAGATATAGATGGTCTTTTCGATAAGAACCCCAAAACACACAGCGACGCCAAACTCATTTCTCTCGTTGAGAAAATAACACCTGAGATCGAAAGTTATGGGGGCAACCCCACGAGTTTCAAGGGTGTAGGAGGAATGAGAACAAAAATAAAAGCTGCAAAGATCTGTAGCATGGCAGGTTGTTATGTCCTGATAACAAATAGTGAGATTGATAACGTGCTTCTGAGAGCTCTTTCCGGAGAAGAGATAGGTACCTTTTTCCTGGCTGAAAGGCACATCCGGAAGAACCGCGCTCGCTGGATCATTCTTGCAAAGGCTTCTGGTACTATCCGCGTGGACGCAGGGGCAAAAGCTGCAATTCTGGGGAAAAATAGCCTTCTTCCTGCAGGAGTTATAGAGGTTGAGGGAAATTTTGACCGAGGAGATATTGTAAGACTCGAATGTGAAGGCAGAGTCTTTGCGAAAGGAATTACAGATTACTCTTCTGAGGAACTTAACAAAATTAAAGGGGCTCATACCGACGAAATTGAGAGTATTCTGGGCTATAGTAATTACAGCAATGTTATAAAAAAAGAGAATATTGGCATACTGGAAGAGTTGAATTAA